CAAGTAGAGAATTCAAACACACCCTATGTCAACTTTCTCCTCTTACACCAGGTGGTTGCCAAGTATTAAAACACTTCCTCCTTAGAGGAAGAGTATATAAACCTGCCTATAAAAATGCATGGGACCCAggtgagtctagggcttgctgattagaaggttggcggtttgaatccctgcaatggggtgagctcccgttgctcagtcccagctcctgcctacctagcagttcgaaagcacaccagtgcaagtaaataaatagggaccgctccggcaggaaggtaaacagcatttccgtgcgctgctctggttcgccagaagcagctttgtcatgctggccacatgacctggaagctgtctgcggacaaatgctggctccctcagcctatagagcgggatgagcgccacaaccccagagtcggacacgactggacctgatggtcaggggcccctttaccttttataaaagGTGCATAGAAACCAGAGGTTCTCTGTGATGAATTTTGTACTCTTAGACATATGCATCGTAGAAACTTAGATCCTGTTTGCTACACTCCAATGTGAGAGTTCCTGAAGGTGTTTGGAATGTAGGCCACTGAAAGAATCATTGATTGCCACAGGGAAAGCCAAAATACAAGTGTGTGTCATTAGCCAAAGTGTACAAATGTTATTCATTCTGTGTTCTTGAAAATGAAGTCAGATATACCCTTACTTTTGACTGGGAATCTGATCTGGAAATTGGCTTAAAAGCTCCAGTACAATGGTAATCAAATTCTTTCTGACTTGATGCAATACCGAGGACAAAGCCAGATATTAGCTTGCACCTTCATTTTCTATGCCTAATCTGCACCTGCTACCTTATTGTAAAGTAAGACATCAACAGGTTAGTTGAAGTACCCTTGACATTTTGCTTGAGCACTGCATGTATGAAGATTACATGCAACAGTTTGTGGGATGGTGATGCCCATAGCTGGCATACTGAGGGTTGGTCAAGAAGGAATGTTGCTGCCCTTGAGCGGAAAAAGATGTCCCGCCCCAGGTTATTATAACTGAGAGGCAGTCTAAGAAATAGCAGTCCTCAAGCAAGAGAAGGCACGGATTTTCCTCCAGCAATTACGGAGTCCTTAGTTTTACCTCCTCTTTAACCAGTGGATTGGCTTGTAATGGAAACATGCCCCCAGGACCAACTGAATCTCCTATCAGTGACCAGAAGGGCAGTCTAAAAGAGGGCATAAGCCACCTCAATTACCTCTAGTCTTGTGAAAATAAAGTTCAGCTACGGTTGCTTTGAGAAACAGCACACTGCCAACTCCCCATTTCTTGAATGATgtatttttatctattttttcTACACTTCCCAGAAATTCAGAGTGTGCAGAATACACTTACCAAAAGCCTTCCGGGGCTCAGTGAGCTTCAGTGTGAAAGTGCGGCCTTTGGGCAGGTCCTTGAGCATTTTGGCGACCTCATAATGCCGGCAGCCGATAAGACTCTGTCCATTGATAGACTCGATCATGTCTCCCACATTGATGACTTGGATCCTGTCAATAACACTCCCTTCCTTGATTCTCTGCCAACAACAGATGGGAACAGTCAAGATGCAAATACAGACCCAACCATTTCCTGACACTTCCCACCTCAAGAAGAAGTTGTGTCCAGAAATCAAGTGATAAACTATACGGCAATAGAGGGTCTAACTCTAAGATGACCTAGGCTCACTCATCCATTCTAGCTTCACAACCATACCTTTATGATGGACAACTGTCAGCATTTCTACAGGGAAGGAAGCAAGTtagtgagagaggggaagagtgAAGCTCATAATTAAGCAAGCCAATGGCAGAATCCTTTTCATTGATGTTTTTCTAACACCTGGTTATGACCAGACAACTAGTGTGCCAAGACCAATTCCTTGGTGAGCATCACGTGCCTTTTAAGCATGTGGGGAAATCTCTATTGTCAGGCCTCCAAGTAGAGAAGACCATGTACCTCTGAGGAGTAAGAAGCCCAGCTTTGTGTTCAGTGTGTTTTAACTCCCCTGTCTCATGACCTTTCAGTCTTGGGATCCACCATGGCCCTAAACTATGTACATACAATGCTCACTCTGCTCCATTCTGCTCCAGTGCTGAGCCTGCAGCTTTTCCCCCCCTGAGGATTGTGACTCATAATTACACTTATATATTTAATTGACTCATGGTGGATGCAAGCAGCAGCCTAaccagtctggcatcctgtttccAGCAGAAGCAATTGTCAAATACCTTGGAAGGAGGTATAACCCCACCTCACCAAGCAAAGTTATACTTCTGGAAACAGTTTAGAAAAAGGAATAGTGCTTCTGGATCACCAAATAACCCGCACATCAAGCCCAAGGAATAAGAGCCTTCTTCATACAAAGCTGCATGTAATGAGCACCCCGAGTCTATCTCTTCCCTGACCCATGGTTCCTAGACAGATTGCCTTTATTACACTGCAACAGGGTGCCAGCATTCCTTTTCTTGCAGGCTTTGCCTTGCAAGAGTGGAGAACGCCCAGGACCACAAACTGAGTGTGAGACGTTGCCTGTGCACGCTTGTACTGCATGTGGAAGTGTGCAGCAGAATCACTCTGGAGAGGGGTTACATGTGATTAATGATACAGAGAAgtagaaaagggggaggagacgAGAACAAGGGAGAGCACTGCTAAGGAGAACAGACTTTGACAGCTTCTGAAACCAAAGCAGGCCAGTACTGGCCTGGAGAGGTTCTGAATACTGTTTCACAGGGTATTTAGGTAATTGTGAACAGATTTCTGTTTTAAAGCTGCTTAAAGAACTGCAACAGCAAACcttcacattaaaaacaaacactgcaGTGTTGTGCTGTTTCTAAAAGGGCAGGGACTCCCTCAGATCATCCTGTGATAATACACAGTCACTTCCTCCAGGACTGAGAAGCTGATGAACCCTGGGCGGAGACAGCAACTGTTTATTAACTACGTAGCTGGTACTGTGGCAGCTCTGCCCAATGCCACGTGATGATTTCCTTATCTATCCAAAAATACCAAACCGACACTAGTCTTACAGCTCCTTTACACCTCCATGAGAAAGCACAGGAAGTTCCAACTGCTCCAACAGAAAACACCAATCTTAAGTAGAGCCACAACTTATTTTCTGCAAGAAAGCTGGAACAGGGCCATGTGGCAGGTGGTCTATACTAATCTACTCCAGGAGAGAATGAGTGTTGCAATCTCATGCtcttgcacatgctcagaactgTGAAAGCAGAGCAGGCTCCAGTATTTTCCAGAATGTAAGCTAATCCTTAGTTTATGAACCAATCGTACGAAGGGAACATAAGCAAGGGTACAAAGAGGATTGAGGCTCTTGCATGAGAGGTAGAGCTCTGTTCCAAGCGTCTAGGAACGTATAACCTGAAAAGTGGAATCCAATATTCCTGCAGAATCTGAGGAatctcacacacatacaaaaacaccACTACCACCACATGCACTTTTAAAGAAGGAGGAACAGAATAACTATTCTACCGGTAGTTAGAAAATGGAGTGTGGTTGGGTTAGTGTAGTCAGGTAGACAAGCTTCTGTACTCAGTAGTACAGgggaaaatttgtggaatatttgaaaaatCTAGGTATGCAAGTAAGTTCATTTGTAGGGTTAACTTAAAACAAGCAGTTAAATATTATTGAGAGAAACAGAAGATTATCTTAAAAATGGAGTAAAGTAGAAAATGCAGTGTAAAAAACTAAAATTAAGAAACCACAAAAGTTGGGGGGAGTCAAATATGTAATTGTATTGGATGTATGTGTTTGTAATGTGTCTGCAaatttttgaaaactgaaaaatatttttttaaaaaaagtaacacCAAACTAAGGTTTGCAAACCAAACAAACTATAGTTTCACCTAGCTCACGGCATGTTGGCAGTAAACAAACTGTTAAGCCACTGAGCAGGTTTCACGCATAACGCTAATCCATGCTTTTAGAAACCATAAGCATTATGTGCTAACTTGTCCACTATGTAAATAAGTACATTAATTCACTTAGATTGAATATATTTCCACATAGCAGAATTTATGGTTTATTATCATATTACTCAAATAATTTTAGCATAGACTTTAAAGAGAGTAAGAACATGAATGCTGGACAAGAGCAAAGATTTAGCTAGTGCAACTTCTTTTCCGACTATAATAGTAATAAACATCAACTGATATTCAGGGATACACTGCCTCAATAACTGGAGGTTCCATTTTGCTATTGTAGCTAATAGACTTGGGTTGTCCTAtctcattttaaagccatccaagccagTGGCCATCAGCCTATCTTGTGACAGCAAACTGAATGAATGATCTGTATCATTTTCTTCTGTCTCACTTGAATCAACTCCAATTAATTTAACTGGGTACCCCAAAGCATCTATAAAAGAAATTCTTATCTGCTTCCTCAAACTTTTATACAACAAAAATCTCTGTATCATATCCTCCTTGGTCATATTTTtttccttaacccccccccccaacccaaatgCCTAGCATTTCTAGACTACTTGGTTTATCAGGATTTTTCTGTTCAGACCCTAGAAGATAACCTGGTTATCATGTTTCATGTAGAAAAGGCCAGCAGGTGTGTTAGGGAGCCTTGTGCATTATACAATCACTTGGTAAAAGAATACATTCTCAGCCAGAGTGGGAAGGAAAAAAGGGCAATTGTTAGGAATGGGTGGGTTGGACTCCCTAGCTCCTGTAAGACACATTAGCTCCCAGGGAAGATTTGTAGCTCACAGTATGAGGATTAGGGTAAGCACTGGGCTTAGTGCCCTCTTGGGAAGTAACTTCTGAAAGATAAAATAGCCTCCCTGAAGCTGATAGATTAGAAAGAACAATGCAAGTAACATTGTggaccaaaacaaaaaccaaaacacacacacaaaaaaaatggaAGCCCCATACATCCTCcttcaacagcagcaagaattcagTAGGAGAGCAGCACAAGCTGAGCGCACCCAAAGATACCTTGATAAAAGCATAGCCAGCTCCGTTGTCCGTGATGGTCAGGCCGAGGGCTTCCTCAGATTTGAACACCTCAACCTCCTTCCTCTGGCCCTTTGTGTGGGCGAAGATGAAATCCTCTAGGCCAATCTGGCCACCCAACAGTTTTTCCATGTCCACTTTGTGGGTATTTAAGGTGCAGAACATCACCTAGATAATGGGAAAGGAGGCATGAACACTTGACGTTACAGGCATCCTAACTGCTTTAAGAGATAGTACTCAAAGTGCACCAGTGGAGTCTGCCCCTTCGAGAGGTAAGAGACCTGGAAGCTTTTGGCCACAGACCTCCAGCATAAGCTCCCAGATATTCACTGAAGCACAGCCTCATGCCAATCCAAACTGTGGTTGACCCTGACACCTGCGCCACCCAAGCTGACTTAGCCATGCCATCCCCAACACTAAATGGGCATTCCCAGGAAAACATGATGATTGTGCCTACCTCAGCTGGTGAGATTTTAAAGGCCTCAGCAATTTTACTGTACAGTTCTTTGACATTGGTAAAGCCCTCGATCCGTCCAGTGGGGCTTCCATGAGCCAGCTGGGTGTGGAACACAAGTCGAGGGCGGAgactggcagggggtgggggaaggccaGGCTGAAGTGCCCCGCCAACCACACCAATGCTGCCTACCCCCAGCCCGCCCAGGCCACTGCGAATGGGCTCAGCTTCCTCATTCTCCACCAGCGGTGGGGCCTTCTTCCGTCGGCCTAGTCCAAGCGGCATGAGGGAGATGTGGCCAGTCAGCAGCGAGGGTCAGTCGCCCAAGGTATGGACCTAGAAATGGAGGGGGCACAAAGGAGAGCACAAggtgaaaagggggaaatggaaaaggaCAGGCAAGCCTCTGGAAAGACGCATTATCTTGAATTCAAGCGAGCACTTTTCCaacaaggaagaaaggaagctgGACCAGAAACAGGTATAGAACTTAATATCACTAGACAACAGCAGTTCTCTATTTGTGCCATCAGGTCGGGTAGACTCAGTTTATAAGTAAAGTAGTCTTGCAAATAAGATCACAACAAAATCTTACTGGCTTGCCTGCTCACACATATCTATGGTAGCCCCTTGTGGTAGCCTGAAAAGAGTGAAGAGCaaggaaggaaacaaaacttTCCCCCATTTATGAGCATTTCAATATTCCTGCacagcagggagttggactagaagaccatttgcctcccttccaactctacgattctatgatttctcaGTTTGGCAAATGGCTATGGGATATGTGTTTCTTGGGGACATTTTGCCTTCTTGTAGAAACTAGGGTTTCATCTGGGCAATCTATGTATGTACCTGTACACAGATCCCAACCACACCATGACTTTTGCACAGAAGTGCCATAAGTTCCAACTCAAAGGCACGAGACAGCAAACAACTACCATGGGTATTCTGGGCTTTCCTtggaaaaaagggaaggctgtagcccagtggcagagcatctgctctatATGTTCTATCACTGCTGTCtaaaggcagggatgggaaagactCGCAGCTTGAAACCCCATAGTGCTgctgccagggcgctgggctggcgggggggcgctgcgcagcgAAGCCGCGTgaaagccgtgctgcgcgctgcgagggcgggggctcCGGAGTGATCTCCACACCTCAGCGCCaaggcgcccgacctgctcgagacgaccctggctgctgccagtcagcgtagaaaTTACTAAGCTAGACCAATGGCATGACTTTGtagaaggtagcttcctatgttcctgtggaaATGTAACAGCCAGACCAGCCGTCACAGTGAATTCTATTATGGAAATACAGTACAGGTATGTAAAACAACTATATCCATTGAACCAGACAACAACAAATGGGCCAGCTATGATACCATTAATTTGTACAGTTCCTCTTTATAATTGGCATACAAGACACACATATGTATccgggttgtgttattgccccaactctatctATTATTTTCATcgccatgatcctacacattgtcaaagggaaactccccaccagagtagaaatcatatatcaaatggatggaaagctctttaatccgAGTACAGTAGTCTGAAAGCAAAGAATAAGGTTAcaataacttccgtcatagagcttcagtatgctgatgataaagtagtgtgcacactcagaggatggcCTCCTAACCATCCGAaaaatctttgcagaagcttatggaaagcttggcctatcgtTCAACATCCCCAAAACtgaagtgctgcaccaacaagcacaaaacaacccctgtgCAGCACTATAAATTCAACttaatggtgtaatgttggaaaatgttgatcacgtCTCCTACCTgggcacaggtaggtagccgtgttggtctgggtcgaagtaaaataaaaatattccttcagtagcaccttaaagaccaactaagtttttattttggtatgagctttcgtgtgcatgcacacttcttcagaatttttttattttactcctacctgggcagttatcttttcacaagggccaacactgatgccgaaatccagcatcacctgagctctgcaagtgcagctttctcccaattgaagcgcataatgtttgaggaccgggacattctcagggaaaccaaattgcttgtttacaaagctatcaTACTACCAACTTtcctgtacgcttgtgaaacatagACTATTTATAATAAGGTTACCAgaattttttcaatgaatccagggacacttttcaacttcagtaggaatgataggattttgtcaagagactgatttgtaaatcctcaccatgatcaacttctgcccggaaacctatatccccactgtggaaagacatgTGGTttcagaattgacctccacagtcacattAATagattcactgttaagaccatgttcatggaagacaatcttacttggctatgagtgatcaccaaagaagaagaagaattactaCTAGCATGCTCCTAACATGAACAATAATCTCAGTCAACAATGCATGTTTTCAAGAAAAAATGTATTGGAAAATTTCCAGTGTTTTTTCCTATGCATATTTGCATAGGGAAATTTCCGTGTGCATCAGGAAATTTTTCCTAGAGAATGATCTAATTAGCATGTTTGCTTAACCTGTATTTAATAAATGAAGCTACAAACTCTGATATTGCCAAGCTTACCTAATATTTACTTGCAACTGAAATCCATTAGCTGTCACTAATGAACTTATGAATAGGAAAATTTTCCACAGAGAAGTTTATCACAGGAAAGTTCTCCATTTTGCAAGATTTTCTGCCCCACATCTCAGTAAGACACAGTTAGCTCAAGCTCTCTAGATATGTATGCCTAATCTGTTTGTGGTTGTCTGACTACAGGAACTCTATTTGGTGAGTGGACACACACAGAGGAAACAAAATGGGGAATGGATGGATCTAGATTTTAATCCCTTTGCCATCTTATATCTGACTTTATCTCCTGACTTCTGAGTTTCACTTGATGCGAGAGGTTTCTAGTCTTGCTTGCTGAAAGGCTTATAGGATCCTGAAATGCTGTGAAACACAGAAAGCCTATTGTTGAATTCAAGTTGGAAGGCTGCATCACAGAGACaagattttgctgtctgctgaAGAGAGAACATTCCAGTTGTTCGAAGTTACCAGTGATAGGCTGAACTGAGGCTATATATGAACTGGGTATTTTGTTTTAACATTGAAACTGTAATTTACGGTAAAGATGCCTTGGTCAACCACTGCATATGTTGCTTACTCCAGAAAATGCTCACAGAGATGATGCACATTTTCTATTAACCAGGGGAAGGGGTTAATGAGTAGAAAAGAAATCCCATTTTAGACAGATGACGTTGATGTTGCATCACCTGGATTTTATCACTGTCCAGAGGTGAATACTGGCCAAACTCCTTTTAGCTGTTTGTATATGCATACTTGTTTAACTGCCTCCATAAGCCAAAAGAGGTTTTTATCTATGAAATGGCATTGGGACATATTAATTATCTGCCATGAACTACTATGGTTGTAGAGATCAGGCTCTGGGCAGCAGTCTAGTTGCACAGCCATTTGCTGCTGTTAAACCCCAACTCCCAGAAAAACACACTTGAGGGTGCATTGCAGCACTCAAGAGGGGAAGAGCACATCCTCAGAACGAAGGAAAATGAAGTAAAAGCAAACACTGGGAGATTAAGCATCCTAACATTCACCACTTTTAAAAGGCAATACAATGTTCCCATGTTGAAGCAGTACACTAGGGAGCAGTTCACcactaaaatgtgggttttttaaatcaaataacaAGGCCATACAGTACAACAGTACAGGCCAGGTTTGTTTAGGGGTGGGGCAAGAAGAGGGGTATTGTCTCTCATCTTTCTCACCACAGGCTATATCCAACAGGCACCTGAAATGCTCACATGATATTCCACACAGCAATTACAATGGCTGTGACCACAAgaagagccctgatggatcagaccaaagactgaTCAAGTACAACATACAATTTtgcacagtggccagctagatgcctctgggaaaccgaCAAGCAGGATATGAGGGTATGAGGGTACTAGCCCTCTTCTATGCTTGATCCTCAGCAACTTGTACTCAGAGGTACTTAtattgcctctgatcctggagggtAATATAGAGCAACCGTGATTATAGTCAATGATAACTCtgccctccatgaatctgtctaataaGTGTGCTGTAGAGATGGGGGAAATGCTTCTTCCCCCAATAAAATTGATGAACTTCCATGATGTCTCCTTCCCTTACACACCTTTCTTCTAAATTAAAAGAAGCAAGCATTGTATTCTTTCTCTGTAGTGGAGTTGCTTCAGCCCCCTGACCCATTTGGTTGCCCTTTCTTGCACCTTTCCCTAAAAGTGACAGGAAATGGGCATTTCAAAGCTGGATTCAGTACAAGAAACCACTGTAAAATCTCAGGTCTGGGTCCATGTTCAGTACCGCTCCATAACACACAGGTAATTGAAACAAGAACAACCAATAGGTAAACACTATCAGATTAAGATTTAAATAAACCAAAGATTAGAAATAACTGGGAAGAAAATGTCTAACTGTCAAGACTTTGGTTTAGAAGCAGCTGTATGTATTAACAGGAGACAAATTATTGCTCCAAGTTAAAAACTGTGCATAATGCAGACAAAACAGATAAAAAATACCCTAAAATAGCCTTTGGGTCCAACAACATGACTCTCTCCTAAAGGAAAAAGCCCTTGATTAATACAGCAGGACACAAGATCCTAGCCTTTCTGCTAATTTATGTGCATCTCCAAACCAGGCTGTGGGAACGTGCAAGTGTTGGGACTGGCGCAGCAGGAGCAAGCCTCCGACGCCTCTGTTCTGGGATCAGGGTGGAGCAGGCCTTTGCAAGTTGATTCAGAGCAGAGAAACAGGCTACAGGGTGTTCCCTAGAGGGTGGGACAGCAAGGGAACGCAGCCAAACCTGTGAGTGCTCCACATTGAAGAACAGCTAAAGCAAACTACAGGGCAAGGCattccacattctaagcacagCCTTCAGCATTGTCAGAACACTACTGCCAACAACACTTCCCCTTCAAACATTGCCAAAAGTAACTATTTTCAAAGCAATATTTTGTCTCCTTTTATGCTGCAAGTTCCACTGTGGTCTGGCTTGTCCCATCATTTTCAGCTCCCAGCAATCATTACACCATTCTGCACTTGCATATGTCTCCCTTGACTTCTCTTCCAAACTCTGCCAGAGACCAAGATCTTATCCCTATTTCAatattacattcatatcccatctttcctcaaGGGGCTCACTGAGATAAACATGGTcctctgtgctatttttctagaaaaggggtgctggaattcaccatgaaaacctccctcattctcttagaatggcaatggcacccacctgagaggtgccagcccagaacccacctgagaggtgccagaactgagtttctgTGAGTTCctcctgaaaaaaagccctggtcctcctccctccctcttttattCTCAGCACCCATTTTCAGGCTGTGAGATGATGATTTGCCCACGCTGACCCAGTAAGCTTCACAGGTCAACGTTGATTTGAACGTGGGCCTCCCCAGTCTTCCTGATTTCACAATATTCCCATTTGAAGCTATTATGAAAAATATAATCACACACTCCAGAGCGTGAACCCACCAATATTATGGCCATTTACAGGTCATGGAATTAGCTCTAAACAAGACTCCTGACAGGTGCTGAATTTTAATTTGTCTAGACAGCAGACATACTGGAGACAAAGTGCTGACAAGGCCCCATCATAGCAGAAATGCAGAAGGCAAAAGGCTGAAAGCCCTAAAGCTATAATATTTACCTATAAAAGAAATCATTTTGAAATACTAACACATCTAAACTTAAACTAGTGTGAAGCATCCTAAGGATTTCCAAATTTGAAGCCCAATGTATAGTTTTGGGGAGGGCCAAATAACTTCAGAGATCCGCTCCATAAATCCTACTCAAGTTTTGTTGACATTCCATACTGTAGCTGACTAGGATAGGCGTTAAAATGCTAAGCCTTGAATAACTGAAGGTCTCAAATGAATTTTTGTGGTAATGCCTCTGTATTAAGATAGAATTACTTCACCTAGGCCTAAACAATCAAGAGGAGGCTTGCCAAACCTCCTATAACTCTCCAGTGAAGAGATAGCCTCCTATCTCCGCTGCTCTTACAGCTAAGGATTTGCTTTCTAAATTTTTAACAAAGCCTTCGTTTCCTGCAGTTAGAAACACTACTGGTTGACTTCCACCTGTTAccgtatcatcatcatcatcatcatcatcatcatcatcatcggtaTCCCCTTGAGTCCAAGAGGACTGTCTCCCATGTTAGGATTGCAGAAGAAGTATTTCCCTTTGAAGTGCATCCCATTACCAGCAGCCTCACCAGCTGTTATTACCATCACTACTATTTAACCTTTTTTATTGTCTGTGTGAGACAATATGTGACCTCACGTATAAAAGCCACTCCTGCCCAGATGGCTTACTATGTAAGACTGGGAGGACAAAGATGAAGGGAGATAACAGGAAGAAAGTAGCAAAGGACAGGTGGGAGAGGGTTGTGCTTACTATTACTCCTGCATGTTAACAGGATCAAAATGAAGGCACAGTATTATTTCAAATGACTTGGATAGAATACTTTGTGCATCGCAGAAAATCCTTTGCTATTCTTGCAACAGACCACAATCAATTTGTGATCCACAATTACCACTGAATCCTTATCAGCAGAGCTAGAGCCTAGCTAGCCTACTTTTTCTAATACTATAAGTACATTATACCAGACAGTTGCTAGATCCCACAGCAGGAAAGCATGTGAGCAACAGTGTTACTTCACCAACATCAACacagaggtgggtggggagaccTTTCAGCAATTTTGTTTTACTCTTCGAATGAATACTGTTTTTGGAAAGGAAAGATGGTCAGAATCAACAGGGTTCCTCCCTGCTTCTGCTCCCTGGGTTCAGCTAGAGAAGAAAACAAATGGCACCTCACCCTACAGTGGGCGCAGTTTCCTGCTTCAGGAACCAGTGACCAGTGACCTCTTGGCAGTAAGTGAAGGAAGGTCCCCAACCTCAGGTGGGGAAGAGAGTGTGAACTGGCAGGGCTGAGGAAAAGGGTGGGCTACATTATACACATCTGCATGAATAGGCCAATTCATATCTCATCAGTAACACAAATATACTGTATACTGAATGCATTATAGAAACTCACCAGTATCCTGCTATTGGAACATATTATGCACATTCACCCACATTTACTCCTTTTTCATCATTATTCTACCTGCAAGATTTAAGATTTCAAATAATTTGGAGCGTTTTGCAAAATGTAGAAAGCCAAAGGAGAATCAGTGATTAGGCTTAAATGGTCAGTAGGAGGGGAACAGAATATGGTGGCCACAGGAGGGAATAAATGTGTATGGTGCTGTATTGTTAGATTTCGCACAACTTTGGTGACAGGTTATGCTTGCCAAGCACCTATCCACCCCGACCTTGTTAAAATGGTAAGGGACGGTAATGGAACAGACGGTGTGCGTCCCTTTTGACCTAGATAAGAAGCCTTTGAATGCCTCTGAAGAGTAAAATGGAAGCACTTGCCAGTTTGGCCAGTTGTTGAATAGCACCTAGGTTACAGAACACAAATCTTTTTTCTCCAACTTCCTCAAACGTTAACACCCTCAACAGATTACCTATAGCaataaaag
Above is a window of Zootoca vivipara chromosome 2, rZooViv1.1, whole genome shotgun sequence DNA encoding:
- the GIPC1 gene encoding PDZ domain-containing protein GIPC1, which gives rise to MPLGLGRRKKAPPLVENEEAEPIRSGLGGLGVGSIGVVGGALQPGLPPPPASLRPRLVFHTQLAHGSPTGRIEGFTNVKELYSKIAEAFKISPAEVMFCTLNTHKVDMEKLLGGQIGLEDFIFAHTKGQRKEVEVFKSEEALGLTITDNGAGYAFIKRIKEGSVIDRIQVINVGDMIESINGQSLIGCRHYEVAKMLKDLPKGRTFTLKLTEPRKAFDMISQRSAGGKHSGSAQLGTGRGTLRLRAKGPATVEEQPSAFEEKAIEKVDDLLESYMGIRDTELAATMVELGKDKRNPDEFAESLDEQLGDFAFPDEFVFDVWGAIGDAKVGRY